The Candidatus Lokiarchaeota archaeon DNA segment CGGTTATTGGATTGGTGGTTTCTCTGAAGCTGGAACCTTCTTCTTGATTACAGCAGCAGTTGGAGGTTTCACTGCTTTTCTAACTGGCACTCAAGCTATGGTGGCTCTTGAACTGAAAAAGGTACTCGCCTTCTCAACCATGAGCCAAATCGGGTATATGATTCTTGGTCTGGGTGTGGCAGGTTTGAGCCCCGAAGCACTTACTGGTGGCCTTACAGCAGGCATTTTCCATCTTGTAAGTCATGGTATTTTCAAGGCAGCACTATTCCTTACTGCCGGTTTCATTCTTCACGCTACAGGCACCATCTATATGTCTGAAATGAATCTTTCACGAACCCGGACGAAACTGACGTGGGCTGCGATGTGGATAGTAACACTGTCCTTAATGGGGGTTCCACCGCTATCAGGATTCTGGAGTAAAGAAGAAATTCTGACTGTCTGTCTTGACGGCGGTCATTTCATTCTGTTTGCCTTTGCATTATCAACAGTTGCAATCACAGCGTTCTACTCGGTTCGATTTATGGGAATGGTATTCCATGGTCCCCAAGAGGAGAGCTCTTCTCATCACGAGGCTGACCGAATAATGCTCACTCCCTATGCTCTTCTTGCGATCCTTACATTGGGGCTTGGGATAATCGGTCCTTGGTTTGGTGAAGGACTGCATCACATATTCGAGGAGTATTTTGTTCACACACTCGGATTCGAAGTGGTTGCAGAATCCACAGCTATAACCCCATCAATGGCTCTTTCTGAAACAATACCCTTCTTGATGCCCATTCTTTCAATCTCGATGCTTGCTCTTGGAGCACTTCCTGCTTACAGGTTGTATGTTTCAAGAAAGAGTAATCCAAAGGATATCGTTGGCGAGGACGGCATCCTGAAAAAACTCCATTCTTTTCTTTGGAACCGTTGGTACATCAACGCAGCATACTTGGCGATAGTTGACGGAATAATGGCTATGCGAGAACCACTGAAGAAGTATGTTGAACGACCCATTGATCGAGCTTTGAATGACGGTATTCCTAATCTCTTCTCTGCGATAAGTAATAAGGTGAGGAAAATCCAAACAGGAAACTTCTCACTCAATATGCTCTATGTATTCGCTTTCTTGGTATTGGCTGGAATCGTACTCCTATTTACGGGGGTGCCCTGAATGGAGATTCCATTCTTACTGCTTCAGACGGTGCTCATTCCAGCAGTCTCTGTACCGATTATGGGATTGCTTGGCAAGAAAATAGGCAAACGAGTTGGCTGGATTGTAACCGCAGTTCTAGCATACACAACCTTTCTCCTCCTCCTTGGAGGTGTAGATTACTGGGTCAGTGGATCTGCACTCAGCGAACAGTATTTCTGGAGCACAGCACTCTTCGATATCGAGTTCGGATTCTTGGCTGATGGTCTCAGCTATCCTGTTGCCATCATCATGAATATACTATCAATGACGCTTGCTGTGTATTCGATTCGATATGTTGAACATGCCATTGAGGAGCTCTATGGTGATGGGAATGAAGGCATGAATGGGCTTTACTATGGGCTTTTCATGTTCTTCCCGACCGGACTTGTGGGAATGTCATTGGCAACGAACCTGATTGAAATCTACTTATTCCTCGACGTTTTACTGATTCCTCTCTACTTCATCATAAGCTATTTTGGACTCGTAAAGCGACATCGAATTGCAACCATGGTCTTCCTATGGGGTTTCATTGGCGGCTCATTCTTTCTCATAGGCTCTGTAATGGTATACTCACAGATTGGGAGCCTCATGATCAGAGATTTACCAGCTCTCGCAGGGTCGCCTCTAGCATTCTGGGCAGCGATATTCATGCTCATAGGGATTCTCACGAAAATGGCTGCTTTCGGTTTTCATGTGTGGCTACCTTGGGTGCATTCAGGGGCTCCAACACCTGTATCTGGTATATTGACTGTCGTTGTTGGTATCATGAGCTACTTGCTAGGCAGGATATTTGTCCAGAATCTGGCAACTGTTATCCAAGCGCTGTCAACACCACTCATGATTTGGGCATTGATTACTATGCTCTACGGTGGTCTGCTAACCCTTGCCCAAGATGATATCAAACGTTTGTATGCTTGTTCGACAATAAGCCAGACTGCATACTCCCTTCTGGGATTGGCAACTCTTACGACCACGGGAGCCGCTGGAGGTGTATTCTATTTCCTTAGCCATTCCCTCGGCAAGGTCATACTATTCTCCGCTGCTGGGATGGTGATGATCAAGACCGATGTTAGAGACATCAACAAGATGGGAGGACTTGCGAAGAAGATGCCACTTACGGCGACCCTTTGTGTGATGGGTTCTCTAATTCTATCTGCGATTCCACCATTCAGTGGTTTGCAGGCGGAGTGGATTATGTTCATCGGTATTTTTGAACAAGGTATCGCTGCGGGCACTCTTCTCAACATAGCAATACCGGTAGCTGGGATATTCATCACCTTCATTTCCAGTGTCTATACTTTCTGGCCGGTGATGCGGATATTCTTCGGTCCCCTGCCTAAATCACTGGAAGATGTTGAAGAAGCACCACTATCAATGATTGGACCAACTGCGATTCTTGCTCTGATTTCCCTCTTATTTGGTATCTACCCCGAGTTGGTCATGCGGTTCCTATCGGCCGCGTTCTAAGATTCAGTGAGAAGCACAGTGCTGGGGCTCTATCTTGAGCCCCTCATTCTTTCTTTGCATCAGTTTCTGCTTCATAGATTCTGCTGCTGTTTCTGGATGTGTTCAATGATATACCACATCAACAAGTCTTTTATCCCGGAGGTCTTGTAGCCCAATTGTCAGTAAAAGAGAGTCTGAGGCAAAGATATGACCCAAGCACACACTCAAACACTCAAGCACCCAATGGCGAAGTACATACGAGAGGATCGCCAACCATGGATCTA contains these protein-coding regions:
- a CDS encoding NADH-quinone oxidoreductase subunit L; its protein translation is MLIDINILAWFTWIFPLVGAGISLLLSKKNHRFSAYGAVLFGFLGFLMAFLMLPEVFHPEAINNTAFWVSLPGGVSVPIGMLVDPLTIILANIVSFLAFLILVYSVKYVEHEPGKTRYWFFMSLFIGSMLLLVMADNLILLFVGWKMVGVCSYALIGHYYSDEKEHWIGGPEPFSFQKPSRAGLKALLVTTFGDVSLLGGMILIYMYSGTFNFIQLYETVSTWVPAMAADPGVLTLASVLVLGGPIAKSAQFPLHEWLPEAMAGPTPVSALIHAATMVKAGVYFVARMAPIFFYGYWIGGFSEAGTFFLITAAVGGFTAFLTGTQAMVALELKKVLAFSTMSQIGYMILGLGVAGLSPEALTGGLTAGIFHLVSHGIFKAALFLTAGFILHATGTIYMSEMNLSRTRTKLTWAAMWIVTLSLMGVPPLSGFWSKEEILTVCLDGGHFILFAFALSTVAITAFYSVRFMGMVFHGPQEESSSHHEADRIMLTPYALLAILTLGLGIIGPWFGEGLHHIFEEYFVHTLGFEVVAESTAITPSMALSETIPFLMPILSISMLALGALPAYRLYVSRKSNPKDIVGEDGILKKLHSFLWNRWYINAAYLAIVDGIMAMREPLKKYVERPIDRALNDGIPNLFSAISNKVRKIQTGNFSLNMLYVFAFLVLAGIVLLFTGVP
- a CDS encoding NADH-quinone oxidoreductase subunit M; this encodes MEIPFLLLQTVLIPAVSVPIMGLLGKKIGKRVGWIVTAVLAYTTFLLLLGGVDYWVSGSALSEQYFWSTALFDIEFGFLADGLSYPVAIIMNILSMTLAVYSIRYVEHAIEELYGDGNEGMNGLYYGLFMFFPTGLVGMSLATNLIEIYLFLDVLLIPLYFIISYFGLVKRHRIATMVFLWGFIGGSFFLIGSVMVYSQIGSLMIRDLPALAGSPLAFWAAIFMLIGILTKMAAFGFHVWLPWVHSGAPTPVSGILTVVVGIMSYLLGRIFVQNLATVIQALSTPLMIWALITMLYGGLLTLAQDDIKRLYACSTISQTAYSLLGLATLTTTGAAGGVFYFLSHSLGKVILFSAAGMVMIKTDVRDINKMGGLAKKMPLTATLCVMGSLILSAIPPFSGLQAEWIMFIGIFEQGIAAGTLLNIAIPVAGIFITFISSVYTFWPVMRIFFGPLPKSLEDVEEAPLSMIGPTAILALISLLFGIYPELVMRFLSAAF